One Burkholderia sp. 9120 DNA window includes the following coding sequences:
- the pncB gene encoding nicotinate phosphoribosyltransferase: MIITSLLDTDLYKFTMMQVVLHHFPAANVEYRFRCRTPNVDLVPYIAEIRDEVRKLCDLRFTDDELDYLRRMRFIKGDFIEFLALFHLNEKYISIEPSPKGNGEIDIEIKGPWLHTILFEIPMLAIVNEVYFRNTQQKPDYSEGRGRLVEKIQLLGARPEFADCKIADYGTRRRFSKQWHEEVILTLKDGLGEQFAGTSNVFYAMKHSLTPLGTMAHEYLQACQALGPRLRDSQIFGFEMWAKEYRGDLGIALSDVYGMQAFLRDFDMYFCKLFDGARHDSGDPFDWGERLLKHYEENRCDPRTKILVFSDALDIPKVLQLYERFRGRCKLAFGVGTNLTNDLGYNPLQIVIKMVRCNGQPVAKLSDSPGKNMCEDKAYLAYLRQVFGIAQPEEEVSK; this comes from the coding sequence ATGATTATTACTTCGCTGCTCGACACCGATCTGTACAAGTTCACGATGATGCAAGTGGTGTTGCATCACTTTCCCGCCGCGAACGTGGAATATCGCTTCCGCTGCCGTACGCCGAATGTCGATCTCGTGCCGTATATCGCCGAGATTCGCGACGAAGTGCGCAAGCTGTGCGATCTGCGCTTTACCGACGACGAGCTCGACTACCTGCGGCGCATGCGCTTCATCAAGGGCGACTTCATCGAGTTTCTCGCGCTGTTCCATCTGAACGAGAAATACATTTCGATTGAGCCATCGCCGAAGGGCAATGGCGAAATCGACATCGAGATCAAAGGACCGTGGCTGCATACGATCCTGTTCGAGATCCCGATGCTCGCGATCGTCAACGAAGTCTATTTCCGCAACACGCAGCAGAAGCCCGACTACAGCGAAGGGCGCGGCCGTCTTGTCGAGAAGATCCAGTTGCTGGGCGCCCGCCCGGAATTCGCCGACTGCAAGATCGCCGACTACGGCACCCGCCGCCGCTTCTCGAAACAATGGCACGAGGAAGTGATCCTCACGCTCAAAGACGGCCTGGGCGAGCAGTTCGCCGGCACCAGCAACGTCTTCTACGCGATGAAGCACAGCCTCACGCCGCTCGGCACGATGGCGCACGAATACCTGCAGGCTTGCCAGGCGCTCGGTCCACGGTTGCGTGACTCGCAGATCTTCGGCTTCGAAATGTGGGCCAAGGAATATCGCGGCGACCTGGGGATTGCGCTCTCCGACGTGTACGGCATGCAGGCTTTCCTGCGCGACTTCGACATGTACTTCTGCAAGCTGTTCGACGGCGCGCGCCACGATTCCGGCGATCCGTTCGACTGGGGCGAGCGCCTGCTCAAGCATTACGAAGAGAATCGCTGCGACCCGCGCACCAAGATCCTCGTGTTCTCCGACGCCCTTGATATTCCCAAGGTGCTGCAGTTGTACGAACGATTCCGCGGCCGCTGCAAACTGGCCTTCGGCGTGGGCACCAACCTGACCAACGACCTCGGCTACAACCCGCTGCAGATCGTCATCAAGATGGTTCGCTGCAATGGTCAGCCCGTGGCCAAGCTGTCGGATTCGCCGGGCAAGAACATGTGCGAAGACAAGGCCTATCTGGCGTATCTGCGCCAGGTGTTCGGCATCGCGCAGCCTGAGGAAGAGGTGTCGAAGTAA
- the fdxA gene encoding ferredoxin FdxA: protein MTHVVTESCIKCRYTDCVDVCPVDCFREGPNFLAIDPDECIDCAVCVAECPVNAIYAEEDVPGDQQNFIELNADLAKNWPSITKTKAPLPEADEFKDIKEKLELLAR, encoded by the coding sequence ATGACTCACGTTGTGACCGAAAGCTGCATTAAGTGCCGCTATACCGACTGCGTCGATGTGTGTCCCGTGGACTGCTTTCGCGAAGGTCCCAACTTCCTCGCGATCGACCCCGACGAATGCATCGACTGCGCCGTGTGCGTGGCCGAGTGCCCGGTGAATGCCATTTATGCCGAAGAAGACGTGCCGGGCGACCAGCAGAACTTCATCGAGCTGAACGCCGACCTGGCGAAAAACTGGCCGAGCATCACCAAGACCAAGGCTCCGCTGCCGGAAGCCGACGAGTTCAAGGACATTAAGGAAAAGCTCGAGCTGCTCGCTCGCTGA
- a CDS encoding CreA family protein produces MKPTSLSFALATAAALLLPSAHGEEVGSVNTNFRITGSDRVVVEAYDDPIVQGVTCYVSRARTGGVKGTLGIAEDPTEASIACRQVGAIHFTGPLKQQADVFSVSMSLIFKSLHVVRVVDAKRNTLVYLTYSDRVVSGSAKNSVSAVPMPAGTTIPLK; encoded by the coding sequence ATGAAACCCACCTCGTTGAGCTTCGCCCTTGCAACCGCTGCCGCCCTGCTACTGCCCTCCGCGCACGGCGAAGAAGTCGGCAGCGTCAATACCAACTTCCGCATCACCGGTTCCGATCGCGTCGTGGTCGAAGCGTACGACGATCCGATCGTCCAGGGCGTGACCTGCTATGTGTCGCGAGCGCGAACCGGTGGCGTCAAGGGCACGCTCGGTATCGCCGAAGATCCGACCGAGGCGTCCATCGCCTGCCGTCAGGTCGGCGCGATCCATTTCACCGGACCGCTCAAGCAACAGGCCGATGTGTTCTCGGTGAGCATGTCGCTGATCTTCAAATCGCTGCACGTGGTGCGGGTGGTCGACGCGAAGCGCAATACGCTGGTGTATCTCACGTACAGCGACCGGGTGGTCAGCGGCAGCGCGAAAAACAGCGTGAGCGCCGTGCCGATGCCGGCCGGCACCACGATCCCGCTCAAGTAG
- a CDS encoding AraC family transcriptional regulator, translated as MTAAHRFQNSARYWRTPLLPGADLVTAEYHDHEFAPHWHDAYTIPVIVAGAEGYRYRGAYHVAEAGTVPIINPGELHTGSKAIEAGWRYRVIYAPVDFIHDLANEVTGKPQALPWFEPGVIRDPDLARRLAQAHRLLEAGSDPLAAEAAMLDAVSMLLVRYSQTQAGPARLATDDTRVALMKERLTGDLVEAVALADLARAAGLSPFHAARLFTQTTGLPPHAWRNQVRLQRALAPLRAGVSVTDVAAASGFTDQSHFTRHFRRMFGVPPGRWQGV; from the coding sequence ATGACCGCCGCCCATCGCTTCCAGAATTCCGCCCGCTACTGGCGCACGCCGCTTTTGCCCGGCGCGGATCTGGTCACCGCCGAATATCACGACCACGAGTTCGCGCCGCATTGGCACGACGCGTACACGATCCCGGTGATCGTCGCGGGCGCCGAGGGCTATCGGTATCGCGGCGCCTACCATGTGGCCGAGGCCGGCACCGTGCCGATCATCAATCCCGGTGAACTGCATACCGGTTCGAAGGCGATCGAGGCCGGCTGGCGCTATCGCGTGATCTATGCGCCGGTGGATTTCATTCACGACCTCGCGAACGAAGTCACCGGCAAGCCGCAGGCGTTGCCATGGTTCGAGCCGGGCGTGATCCGCGATCCCGATCTGGCGAGACGGCTCGCGCAAGCGCATCGTTTGCTCGAAGCGGGCAGCGACCCACTCGCCGCCGAAGCCGCCATGCTCGACGCCGTGTCCATGCTGCTGGTTCGCTACTCGCAAACGCAAGCGGGGCCCGCACGCCTCGCTACCGACGACACTCGCGTCGCGCTCATGAAAGAGCGTCTGACAGGAGACCTCGTCGAGGCCGTCGCGCTCGCCGACCTGGCGCGCGCGGCGGGGCTTTCGCCGTTTCACGCGGCGCGCCTGTTCACGCAGACCACTGGCCTGCCGCCCCATGCATGGCGCAATCAGGTGCGCTTGCAGCGCGCGCTGGCACCGTTGCGCGCGGGCGTGTCGGTCACGGATGTCGCCGCGGCCAGCGGCTTTACCGATCAGAGCCATTTCACGCGGCACTTCCGGCGCATGTTCGGCGTGCCGCCCGGACGCTGGCAAGGCGTTTGA
- a CDS encoding AzlC family ABC transporter permease, translating to MTHSTPAQPTRTGHFKAFIAGARDIIPMMVGAAPFGVIFGTLVASGPLHLWHGQLMSLVVFAGSAQFIALGLIAGHASFAVIWATTLVVNLRHVLYSATLAPHVAHLSTRWRWALGALLTDEVFAVAWEHYRHKEPGTVGPHYFFGAGLAMYLNWQLWTAAGLLFGAAFPGLQSLGLDFAMVATFIAIVVPQLVALRYIAAAVTAGTLAFFWQAWPYKLGLLGAVFAGVAVGVLLSMPRPNPRGTRGNAEASR from the coding sequence TTGACCCATTCCACCCCGGCCCAGCCCACCCGCACAGGCCATTTCAAAGCATTCATCGCCGGCGCGCGCGACATCATTCCGATGATGGTCGGCGCCGCGCCCTTCGGCGTCATTTTCGGCACGCTCGTCGCCTCCGGCCCGCTGCATCTGTGGCACGGCCAGTTGATGTCGCTAGTCGTGTTCGCCGGCTCCGCGCAGTTCATCGCGCTTGGCCTGATCGCCGGTCATGCGAGTTTCGCGGTGATCTGGGCGACCACCCTGGTCGTCAATCTGCGTCACGTGCTGTATAGCGCGACGCTCGCGCCGCACGTCGCGCATCTGTCGACACGCTGGCGCTGGGCGCTCGGTGCGCTGCTCACGGACGAAGTCTTCGCGGTCGCGTGGGAGCACTACCGCCATAAGGAACCCGGCACCGTCGGTCCGCACTACTTCTTCGGCGCCGGTCTCGCGATGTACCTGAACTGGCAGCTCTGGACCGCCGCCGGCCTGCTGTTCGGCGCGGCATTCCCCGGCCTGCAATCGCTCGGGCTCGATTTCGCGATGGTCGCCACCTTCATCGCGATCGTCGTGCCACAGCTCGTCGCACTGCGCTACATCGCCGCCGCCGTCACGGCGGGCACGCTGGCCTTCTTCTGGCAGGCATGGCCGTACAAGCTCGGCCTGCTCGGCGCCGTATTCGCGGGCGTCGCGGTCGGCGTGCTGCTGTCAATGCCGCGTCCCAACCCGCGCGGCACACGCGGCAACGCGGAGGCGTCGCGATGA
- a CDS encoding AzlD domain-containing protein encodes MNYVALILGMALITWVIRAAVFVLGDRLVFPPLVRTALGFVPVTVLTAIIVPMAVSPHGTQAELSWRNPQLVGALAAVLVSALTRRPLLTIAVGLAVFFVWQLVVLK; translated from the coding sequence ATGAACTACGTCGCCCTGATCCTCGGCATGGCGCTCATCACGTGGGTGATCCGCGCCGCCGTCTTCGTGCTCGGCGACCGGCTGGTGTTTCCGCCGCTCGTGCGCACCGCCCTCGGCTTCGTACCGGTGACGGTGCTGACCGCGATCATCGTGCCGATGGCGGTTTCGCCGCACGGCACCCAGGCCGAACTGAGCTGGCGCAATCCGCAACTGGTCGGCGCACTCGCCGCCGTCCTGGTGAGCGCGCTGACACGGCGCCCGCTCCTGACCATCGCGGTCGGGCTGGCGGTCTTTTTTGTCTGGCAATTGGTCGTGCTTAAATAG
- a CDS encoding DUF4088 family protein produces MGQITLTLKDETIATLRKDFDAFLRVSLKLDPQFATPSFEDFLRAKLLDNMVPLTEHAVQRMLQGGQYAWAKRTLDKEFPDVVAILMRQAGEFGFGFAARSEWTPEELAKQCRDWAAAIVKEAEGDAALIDPLAAQIKSAAQDIQALEEVMQTPAWRLVESLRQRVYEAKVACETGVGSTAREKLGELRGLLRLGISHGSFQKQEAQQIMEYLRLLKPEIFVEEPYDVFSRLAAWLRNFFVPPRPAPQQQQRQSR; encoded by the coding sequence ATGGGTCAAATCACCCTCACGCTCAAAGACGAGACCATTGCGACGCTGCGCAAGGATTTCGACGCTTTTCTGCGGGTTTCGCTGAAGCTCGATCCGCAGTTCGCGACGCCATCTTTCGAGGATTTCTTACGCGCCAAGTTGCTCGACAACATGGTGCCGCTGACCGAACACGCCGTGCAGCGGATGCTGCAAGGCGGCCAGTACGCATGGGCCAAACGCACGCTGGACAAGGAATTCCCGGATGTCGTCGCGATTCTGATGCGGCAGGCGGGCGAATTCGGCTTCGGCTTCGCGGCGCGTTCGGAATGGACGCCGGAAGAGCTCGCCAAGCAGTGCCGCGACTGGGCGGCGGCGATCGTCAAGGAAGCTGAAGGCGATGCCGCGCTGATCGATCCGCTCGCGGCGCAGATCAAGAGCGCCGCGCAGGACATTCAGGCGCTGGAAGAAGTGATGCAAACGCCGGCCTGGCGGTTGGTGGAATCGCTGCGTCAGCGCGTGTACGAAGCGAAGGTGGCGTGCGAAACCGGCGTGGGCAGCACGGCACGCGAGAAGCTCGGCGAACTGCGTGGGCTGCTGCGGCTGGGCATTTCGCACGGCTCGTTCCAGAAGCAGGAAGCGCAGCAGATCATGGAATATTTGCGCCTGCTCAAGCCGGAGATTTTCGTCGAAGAGCCGTATGACGTGTTTTCGCGGCTGGCGGCCTGGCTGCGCAATTTCTTCGTGCCGCCGCGTCCGGCGCCGCAACAGCAGCAACGGCAGTCGCGCTAA
- a CDS encoding ATP-dependent helicase, translated as MDIQYASPSSIHFSARIHVLSVADSPPPSDTSAASGSSDAADAAAWLAKLNDAQREAVEHGADTPDAPPGALLVIAGAGSGKTNTLAHRVANLVVKGADPRRILLLTFSRRAALEMTRRVTRIAGAALGARAALAQGLTWSGTFHSVGARLLREYADLIGLAPAFTINDREDSADLMNLVRHELGLSAKERRFPAKGTCFAIYSRVVNTGASLAHVLDSAFPWCREWEDDLRRLFAAYVDAKQKQSVLDYDDLLLYWAHMAAEPAIAADLSGRFDHVLVDEYQDTNRLQASILLALKPDGRGLTVVGDDAQSIYSFRGATVLNILDFPAQFDPPARQVTLERNYRSTAPILAASNAVIELASERYTKNLWTDKASAQRPRLVTVADEADQARYIVEQVLDAREQGMKLKSQAVLFRAAHHSAALEIELTRRNIPFVKFGGLKFLDSVHVKDVLAVLRWAENPRDRVAGFRVVQLLPGVGPATAAKVLDEIAARAGAGNPADTAGGALAAFTAPARAQEDWHPFVKLMSSVYGRQTPWPSEFEMVRRWYEPHLERNHEDAAIRHADVLQMESIAGTYPSRERFLTELTLDPPDATSGESGVPLLDEDYLILSTIHSAKGQEWRNVFVLNGVDGCIPSDLGTGSEEEIDEERRLLYVAMTRAKEDLHIVVPQRFYVHNQTHMGDRHVWASRTRFIPAHLMPLFDAYAWPRVAIPSAPTAAGLAAAALAKIEIGAKLRKMWD; from the coding sequence ATGGATATACAGTATGCGTCGCCATCCTCCATTCACTTCAGCGCCCGAATCCACGTGCTCTCCGTCGCCGACTCTCCGCCGCCGTCCGATACGTCCGCAGCGTCCGGTTCATCCGACGCAGCGGATGCCGCCGCCTGGCTGGCCAAGCTCAACGACGCGCAGCGCGAAGCCGTCGAACATGGCGCCGACACGCCTGATGCGCCGCCGGGCGCGTTACTGGTGATCGCAGGCGCGGGCTCCGGCAAGACCAACACGCTCGCGCACCGCGTTGCCAACCTCGTCGTGAAAGGCGCCGATCCGCGCCGCATTCTGCTGCTGACCTTTTCCCGCCGGGCGGCGCTCGAAATGACGCGCCGGGTCACACGCATTGCCGGCGCGGCACTCGGTGCTCGCGCCGCGCTCGCGCAAGGGCTGACGTGGTCGGGCACGTTCCACAGCGTCGGCGCGCGGCTGCTGCGCGAATACGCGGATCTGATCGGCCTCGCGCCGGCCTTCACGATCAACGACCGCGAGGATTCCGCCGACCTGATGAATCTGGTGCGCCACGAGCTCGGGTTATCCGCGAAAGAGCGGCGTTTCCCGGCCAAAGGCACCTGTTTCGCCATTTATTCGCGTGTGGTGAACACCGGCGCGTCGTTGGCGCATGTGCTCGATAGCGCGTTTCCTTGGTGCCGCGAGTGGGAGGACGATCTGCGCCGGCTGTTCGCCGCTTACGTCGACGCGAAACAGAAGCAGAGCGTGCTCGATTACGACGATCTGTTGCTCTACTGGGCGCATATGGCCGCCGAGCCGGCCATCGCGGCGGATCTGTCGGGGCGCTTCGATCACGTGCTGGTCGACGAGTATCAGGACACCAACCGTCTGCAGGCGTCGATCCTGCTCGCCCTGAAGCCTGACGGCCGCGGCCTGACCGTGGTCGGTGACGACGCCCAGTCGATCTATTCGTTTCGCGGCGCGACCGTGCTCAATATTCTCGACTTTCCGGCGCAATTCGATCCACCGGCGCGTCAGGTCACGCTCGAACGCAACTACCGGTCGACCGCGCCGATTCTCGCGGCGTCGAATGCGGTGATCGAGCTGGCCAGCGAGCGCTACACGAAGAATCTGTGGACCGACAAGGCGTCGGCGCAACGCCCGCGCCTCGTCACGGTCGCCGACGAAGCCGATCAGGCGCGCTACATCGTCGAACAGGTGCTCGACGCGCGCGAGCAGGGCATGAAGCTCAAATCCCAGGCGGTGCTGTTCCGCGCCGCACACCACAGCGCCGCGCTGGAGATCGAACTGACCCGACGCAACATTCCGTTCGTGAAGTTCGGCGGCCTGAAGTTTCTCGATTCGGTCCACGTCAAGGACGTGCTCGCGGTGCTGCGCTGGGCGGAGAATCCGCGCGACCGCGTCGCCGGGTTCCGCGTCGTGCAGTTGCTGCCCGGCGTCGGGCCGGCCACCGCCGCGAAAGTGCTCGACGAGATCGCCGCGCGCGCGGGCGCCGGCAATCCCGCCGACACCGCCGGCGGCGCGCTGGCCGCGTTCACCGCGCCGGCTCGCGCGCAGGAAGACTGGCATCCGTTCGTGAAACTGATGTCGAGCGTGTACGGTCGCCAGACGCCGTGGCCGTCCGAATTCGAAATGGTGCGGCGCTGGTACGAGCCGCATCTGGAGCGCAATCACGAGGACGCAGCGATCCGTCACGCGGATGTGTTGCAGATGGAGAGCATCGCGGGCACGTATCCGTCGCGAGAACGCTTTCTGACCGAGTTGACGCTCGACCCGCCCGACGCCACCAGCGGTGAATCCGGCGTCCCGCTGCTCGACGAAGACTATCTGATCCTATCGACGATTCATTCGGCGAAGGGGCAGGAATGGCGCAATGTGTTCGTGCTGAACGGCGTCGACGGTTGCATTCCGTCCGATCTCGGCACTGGCAGCGAAGAGGAAATCGACGAAGAGCGGCGCCTGCTTTACGTGGCGATGACGCGGGCGAAAGAGGATCTGCATATCGTCGTGCCGCAGCGTTTCTACGTGCACAACCAGACGCATATGGGCGACCGTCACGTGTGGGCGTCGCGCACGCGCTTCATCCCCGCGCATCTGATGCCGCTGTTCGATGCCTATGCGTGGCCGCGTGTGGCGATCCCGAGCGCGCCCACGGCGGCGGGGCTCGCCGCCGCAGCGCTGGCGAAGATCGAGATTGGGGCGAAGCTGAGGAAGATGTGGGATTGA
- a CDS encoding RNA-binding S4 domain-containing protein, whose translation MPNLDFTLTGDYVELHNLLKITGLAESGGQAKMMVGDGAVTVDGRVETRKTCKIRAGQVVLFGDTRIAVHEA comes from the coding sequence ATGCCCAACCTCGATTTCACGCTCACCGGCGATTACGTCGAATTGCACAATCTCCTGAAGATAACGGGCTTGGCGGAGAGCGGCGGGCAAGCCAAAATGATGGTCGGCGACGGCGCGGTTACTGTCGATGGACGGGTCGAGACGCGTAAAACCTGCAAAATCCGCGCAGGCCAGGTGGTGCTGTTCGGCGACACACGCATCGCGGTTCACGAAGCCTGA
- a CDS encoding MATE family efflux transporter, whose translation MTQSSFTRVASRPPTLSRHAADTARLAAPLAISQLAQMAMAVTDTILLGSLGPDALAAGGLGANLFFVVVTLLQGVLTSVSVSVSHARGAQDESRVPHIYWTGLVLSVLLSVPAFFLLSFATPILLAFGEPTLLAHNVGEYASVLRWGSLGSLIGVGLMRSFLPAIGAAKRLLWVSLVSVVVNGFLNYGLIHGAYGLPRLGFLGSAAATSITVWLSALVLMALLHLRPRYRHFVVATRPNVPLMGELFGIGWPVAITYGVESTLFLATGLMVGLLGESQLAAHQIALNVASVAFMVPLAIGQAGNVRVGFWSGAGQPLAARHAGFVALALGVGFMTLSGIVLIAAPHWIVGLYLHLDDPANAATVKLASSLLGVAAIFQIVDGMQTVGSGCLRGLKDTRVPMIAAAFGYWVIGFPTGYTLAFHFGLGALGLWWGLAAGLASVALLMTLRFHKLSLRQVPVEAGTTGPSA comes from the coding sequence ATGACTCAGTCCAGCTTCACCCGGGTGGCCTCCCGGCCGCCGACGCTTTCCCGCCATGCCGCCGACACCGCCCGGCTCGCCGCGCCGCTCGCGATCTCCCAGCTCGCGCAAATGGCCATGGCGGTCACCGATACGATCCTGCTCGGCTCGCTCGGCCCCGACGCGCTCGCCGCCGGCGGCCTCGGCGCGAACCTGTTTTTCGTCGTGGTCACGCTGTTGCAAGGCGTGCTGACCTCCGTCAGCGTGAGCGTGTCGCATGCGCGCGGCGCTCAGGACGAAAGCCGCGTGCCGCATATCTACTGGACCGGCCTCGTGCTGTCGGTGCTGCTGTCGGTGCCGGCGTTCTTTCTGCTGTCGTTCGCCACGCCGATCCTGCTGGCGTTCGGCGAGCCCACGCTGCTCGCGCACAACGTCGGCGAATATGCGTCCGTATTGCGCTGGGGCTCGCTCGGCAGCCTGATCGGCGTCGGCCTGATGCGCTCGTTCCTGCCGGCGATCGGCGCGGCGAAGCGGCTGCTGTGGGTGTCGCTCGTGAGCGTCGTCGTGAACGGCTTTCTCAACTACGGCTTGATCCACGGCGCCTACGGTTTGCCGCGGCTCGGCTTTCTCGGCTCGGCGGCCGCGACCTCGATCACCGTCTGGCTGAGCGCGCTGGTGCTGATGGCGCTGCTGCATTTGCGGCCGCGCTACCGTCACTTCGTCGTCGCGACACGGCCGAACGTACCGTTGATGGGTGAACTGTTCGGCATCGGCTGGCCGGTGGCGATCACCTACGGCGTCGAGTCGACGCTGTTTCTCGCCACGGGTCTGATGGTCGGCCTGCTGGGCGAATCGCAACTGGCCGCGCATCAGATCGCGCTGAACGTGGCGTCGGTGGCCTTCATGGTGCCGCTCGCAATCGGCCAGGCGGGCAACGTGCGGGTCGGCTTCTGGTCCGGCGCCGGGCAGCCGCTCGCCGCGCGTCACGCCGGGTTCGTCGCGCTGGCGCTCGGCGTGGGCTTCATGACGCTGTCGGGCATCGTGCTGATCGCGGCGCCGCATTGGATCGTCGGTCTGTATCTGCATCTCGACGATCCGGCCAACGCGGCCACGGTCAAACTGGCGAGTTCGCTGCTCGGCGTAGCGGCGATCTTCCAGATCGTCGACGGCATGCAGACGGTCGGCTCCGGCTGTCTGCGCGGGCTGAAGGACACGCGCGTGCCGATGATCGCCGCGGCGTTCGGCTACTGGGTGATCGGTTTTCCGACCGGCTACACGCTGGCGTTTCACTTCGGGCTCGGCGCGCTTGGCCTGTGGTGGGGACTGGCGGCGGGGCTCGCGAGCGTCGCCTTGCTGATGACGCTGCGCTTTCATAAGCTGAGCTTGCGGCAGGTGCCGGTTGAAGCGGGGACGACGGGTCCATCCGCTTAA
- a CDS encoding bile acid:sodium symporter family protein: protein MLARVTRLFPLWAVFVSIAAYSSPASFAGIAPHVTTLLTIIMLAMGVTLSVADFQRVFTRPAPVVAGIVLHYLVMPLAAWVIAKALRMPPDLTAGMVLVGSVASGTASNVMIYLARGDVALSVTISALSTLVGVFATPLLTRLYVDASIVVDVHGMLMSILQIVALPIVIGLVVNHLFGKVVRKIEPILPLISMVAIILIIGAVVGGTQKSIASVGLVVMLGVVLHNGIGLLGGYWGGRLLGFDEAVCRTLAIEVGMQNSGLAATLGKLYFTPIAALPGALFSVWHNLSGSLLAGYWAGRPAKGSTHPDGERVLNAERG from the coding sequence ATGCTCGCCCGCGTCACCCGTCTCTTTCCGCTCTGGGCCGTGTTCGTGTCGATCGCCGCATACAGTTCGCCCGCGTCGTTCGCCGGCATCGCGCCGCACGTCACCACGCTGCTCACCATCATCATGCTGGCCATGGGCGTCACGCTTTCCGTCGCCGATTTCCAGCGCGTTTTCACGCGGCCTGCGCCGGTGGTGGCCGGTATCGTGCTGCACTATCTCGTGATGCCGCTCGCCGCCTGGGTCATCGCGAAGGCCTTGCGCATGCCGCCCGATCTGACCGCCGGCATGGTGCTGGTCGGTAGCGTGGCGAGCGGCACGGCGTCGAACGTGATGATTTATCTGGCGCGCGGCGACGTCGCGTTGTCGGTGACGATCAGCGCGCTGTCGACCCTCGTCGGCGTGTTCGCGACGCCGCTGCTCACGCGTCTGTATGTGGACGCGTCGATCGTCGTCGATGTGCACGGCATGCTGATGAGCATCCTGCAGATCGTCGCGCTGCCGATCGTGATCGGCCTCGTCGTCAATCATCTGTTCGGCAAGGTCGTGCGCAAGATCGAACCGATCCTGCCGCTGATCTCGATGGTCGCGATCATCCTGATCATCGGCGCGGTGGTGGGCGGCACGCAGAAGAGCATTGCGTCGGTCGGCCTCGTGGTGATGCTGGGCGTGGTGCTGCATAACGGCATCGGCCTGCTCGGCGGCTATTGGGGCGGGCGTCTGCTCGGCTTCGATGAAGCCGTCTGCCGTACGCTCGCAATCGAAGTCGGCATGCAGAATTCCGGCCTCGCGGCCACGCTCGGCAAGCTGTATTTCACGCCGATCGCCGCGCTGCCCGGCGCGCTGTTTTCGGTGTGGCACAACCTCTCCGGCTCACTGCTCGCGGGCTATTGGGCAGGACGTCCGGCGAAGGGTTCGACGCATCCGGATGGCGAACGCGTGCTGAACGCCGAACGCGGCTAA